From the Brachyspira intermedia PWS/A genome, the window TTGTTTTTCATAATTTCAACCTTAAATAGCATATTTTATTTTATGATACCATAAATGAATATAAAAGTAAATAAAATACTAATTACCATTATACCGTATATAAAAAATCAATTAAAAATATACTATTGATAAAATATAACATTATAATGTGTACTTAAATTTGTTAAGTTTATCGATTTTTTGTTGTTCTTTTTCCCGCCGCACGTCTACCTAAAGGTACTCCCTTCGGTCGCAGGCGGGCTTCGCCAAGAACCATACGCAGTACGCCTGCGGCGAAAGTGCAAGTATAAAAGCTGTTAATAAAAAAAGCTGACAACTAAAGTTATCAGCTGCTCGATTTTTTTATTATTGCTATGCTCGCCACCTGTAAGAGTGCCTACTTGGTTGGCTCGCTTTTTATTTATTTTCTAACTCTAATATATCATCATAGCCTTTTTCTCTAGCTATATCAAATACTGTCTTCTTTTCCTTATTTACAACTGTAGTGTCTGCTCCATTCTCTATTAAAAGTTTTACGAGTGATGTATTTCCATTTTCAATAGCAGTCAATATTAAATTTACAGCTTCTTTGCTATCATCTTTATCATTTGAAGTCATATCATTTTCCATATAATTATCAATAATAGCTTTAGTATTTACATCAGCACCTTTATCTATTAAATATTCTGCTATTTTTGTATCATTATTATTAACTGTAGCAGCTAATAAAGAAAATGGTATATTTCTATAATCTGTATATTTCATTGTAGGATCAATTCCTTTTTCAACTAAATATTTCACTATATCAAAACGTTCGCGTCTAATAGCATCAACAATAAAAGGCTCCCCTCTATCATTAACTTTGTCTATATTAGCACCATTTTCTACAAGTGTTTTAAATATTTCAAAATTATTATAATATAAACTTCTGTCTAATATAGTAAAATTGCCTTCCTCGGGATCTGAATAAACAATATTGGGATTTGCTCCAGAATTTAATAGAACTTTAACTAATTCTAAACTATTATTAGCATTAACAGCATAAAATAAAGAATCCGCAGATATATTACCTCTTGAATCTAATTCTCTTGCATTAACATCAGCATTATGATTTATAAGTTCTATAGCTAGTTTTACATATCCGTTAATTGAGGCATTCATTAAAGGAGTAAGCCCCATAAAATCTTTTTGATTGACATCAGCACCATAAGATATTAATTCAATGGCTTTTTCTTCTGTAGGATAATAATCAATAGCAAACTTTATAGGTGTTTGATCTGTATATTTTGACTGCCATTCATCTAAAGAGGCTTTATCTTTTATAAGATTAAAATCTGCAATAGCTTGTGAATATTTTTCAGCTGATGAAGCACTATAATAAATATTAGTGGCATATCCTTCATACTCTTTTGTATTGCTTTCTAGTGTATTGGTATTAATTACAGAAATTAATTTAGTATCGGTTTCTACATTATTTGTATTAACGGCATTAGTATTTGCAGTTACTTCTGCATTATCGTTTTTTTTAGAATTACAGCTTATTATACTGATTAATATTAAAGCCATTATAATTATTTTTTTCATAAACACTCCTTAATCATTATTGTTTGCTATAATATCATAAGTAAATATAAAAGTAAAGAAAACATTAATTACCACTATATCGTATATAACAAATCAATTAAAAATATGTTGTTAATAAAAAAAGCTGACAATTAAATCTACCAGCTTCTCAATTTTTTATTTATTGTTGTTATGCTCGAAAAAGCCTATAAGACCCTCGATAATGAATTATCGAGGCGGCTTTTTCTCACTTTATTATTTATTTTATGTAATTCGGTCGGCTCGCTTTTTATTTATTTTATGTAATTCGGTCGGCTCGCTTTTTATTTATTTTATGTAATTCGGTCGGCTCGCTTTTTATTTATTTTCTAACTCTAATATATCATCATAGCCTTTTTCTCTAGCTATATCAAATACTGTCTTCTTTTCCTTATTTACAACTGTAGTGTCTGCTCCTTTCTCTATTAAAAGCTTAACAAGCTCTGTTTTTCCATTATCAATAGCCTGAAGCAGTAAAGGATAACCATCTTCTGAAGGTGTAGGAGTATTTACATCGGCACCTTGCTCTATTAAATACTTTGCCATTTCTGTATCACTATTATAAAGAGTTCCAGCCAATAATGAAATATTTACATTTGGATAGTATTCTTCAAGTTCATATTTCATAGCAGGATCAATGCCTTTTTCAACTAAATATTTTACTATATCTAAACAGCCTGCATTAACAGCATAATGAATTAAAGGATAGCCATAATTATCAACATAATTTATATCAGCTCCATATTCGGCAAGCATTTTAAATTTATCTAAATAACATCTTGATTCTCCAACATATCCAATTGCTTCAAATAATATAGGGGTAATTTCTTCATAGCCGTACCCTACATCTACTTCAGCACCTGCATCCAATAATTCTTTCATTATTTTTAAACTATTTTCATTTGTAGACATTACTGCTGAAAACAAAGCATCAAACCCTCCTTCAGATTTATCATTAACATCTGCCCCTCTTTTTATAAACTCTTTTACAAGTTCTAAATCTCCCTTTGCAGAAGCTATTTTTAATGGACTATTAATATCATAATTCTGATTAACATTAGCACCGTAAGAAAGTAATTCCATAACCATTTTTTTATCACCGTATTGTAATGCCATTATTAAACTTCTTTCTCCATTTTTCTCTTCCCAGCTTTTTAAAGACTCTGCATCTTTTACATTTTTTAGCTCATTAAAAGCCTCCAAATCCCATTCTGATATTTCAATACCTGATTCACTAATTTCTGCAGTATCAGTATTAATTTCCTCAGTATTATTATCTTCAACATATTCATCATTATTAGATATCTCTGCATTATTGGTATTAATTGTGTTAGTATCTGTGGTTACTTCTGTATTATCAGTTTTTTTAGAATTACAGCTTATTATACTGATTAATATTAAAGCCATTATAATTATTTTTTTCATAAAACACTCCTTAATCATTATTGTTTGCTATAATATCACAACTAAATATAAAAGTAAAGAAAATACTAATTTCTTATTGCTGCTAGCGATAAACTTATTATTATATATAAAAAATCTCGCTTTAAAATCTCTATAAGCTTTTAGCTGATAGACGCTCGATTTTTTATTTTTAATATAGCTTACAACTAAAGTTATCAGCTACTCGTTTATCGCTTTAAAAATATATTAATATATAATTTATATTAATTATATTAGCAATAATAAAAAATATATTGACACAATATACTGATATAGTGTATAATCAAAAAACTAATATTGGGTTAAAAAGAGGTTTATGATGAAAGTATTATGTATTATTATATTTATTATTAGTTCATACATTTCTTATGCTCAAGTGAGTGATGATTTTAAAAATTTAGCGGCAACAAATAAAGAATCAGCATTATACAAATCAGTAATATCAGAAAATATTGATGAATTTAAATATGTAATTGAAAATATTGAAAACAATAAAGAATATATAACTTACTCTATAACAAACATTGAAACATGGTATAACTATATACCCAATTTAAGCACTAATAGTTTCTCTAATTTCGTAAAAGTTTTATTAGATAATGGAATGGATATTAACGAATCTGGAAAAAATCTTATACTTGATGTAAGTAAGTCCTACGATTCACATCGTCAACCTAAATTCGGATCAAGTGAAATTATAGGAGTTCCAGATAGCAAATATAAAATTGAAACACTGATGAATCTTGGAGCAAATATTAATATACAAGATAATGATGGAAATGGTATACTTCACTATATACTTTCTAGAGATAATATAGGAATAGAAGAATATGATATTTTTGAAATGCTTATAAAAAACGGAATCAATATTAATTTAAAAAATAATGATGGAGATACTGCACTTCATAAGATTTCATATAAAAAAAATAATGGTCATAGAGATATCGATATGGAAAAAAAAGTTATATCTCTTTTGATAGAAAATAATGCAGATAAAAACATAAAAAATAATAATGGAAAAAAAGCGTATCCCGGAGCATTTATATATAATATAAAATTAATTTTAGTAAAATATTTAATGATATATTATACCCTATTTTTATACTTCTACTTATAATTATAGTTGCTATATCATCTTTTATATTCTATGCAATATCAGGATTTATTGAAAATATAGCTGGATTTTTTAGATAATTGATTTTTATGCTGATTAAAATTATATATATTATTATTTTTAATAGAACTAAAATTATGATATAATTTTTTCATATTATAATTTTTCTATTTTTTCTATACTAAGTCCTGTTAATTCGCTTATAAGATTTAAATCCATATTTTTATTTTTCATATTTCTGGCTAGAGAATATTTTTCTTGTTCTATACCTTGTTCTATACCCTTTATACGCTCCTCATTAAGCATTAGGACATTAAAGTAATCTCTTTCATAATTACTGTAGCCATTATATAAATCATTACTATTAACAAATTTATTATATTCTTCATATACTTCTTTCATTATAGGGTTTTTCTTTACTAATATTTCCATAGTATCCTCCAATTTATCTTTAGAATTTAAAAACTCAAACCAATCTGATAAATCTTTACACAATTTATTATTACTATTAAATTTTTTCAATTCAAGAAAATGAATCTCTAAATGATTAGTTAATATATGATTGGTTTCTAACTCTTTTATAAAATAACAGCTATGAGGCTTATCTATACCTTTTATCAAATTAAAATCAAGAATATTAATACTTATTACAGGCGTTAAATCTGAATATATATCCTTAGATTTTAAATTTGTAAAATAATTTTTAGCCCAATAGTATAAACTTCTATATATAAATGACTGATTACCTATTCTTTGTATTTCTATAATTATAGTTTCACCTGATTTTGTTTTTGCTTTAACATCTGCTATTGATTCTTTATCAAATACATTTTCTTTTAAATTAAAAGTATTAAGTACTTCTATATATTCAAAAGGCTCTTGATTAGAATCTATCCTAACAGAATTAATTAGGTTTTTTAATATATGCTCATGTCCCTCTTTGGCAAACATATAACGCATAAAATAATCATTAAGCACATTAAATTTTTTATTATTTGATCTCAATTCCATAAAATTATTATAATGAATTTTTATTCTTTGTCAAATAGTATCAATTAAACATATATTAAAAAATATATCTAGTTATGGATATTCTAGTATTTAATTTTGACAAAAAGTATATAATAGTATTATGAATAAATATGCATCTCCAATATATAAATACAAAGGAAGAGTTAATTTAATAATCTCTTTAATATCAGCTTTAATAAATTTAACAGCATTACTCAATATAAATAATTTTAATTTAATCACATTTAACGCAGTATATTTATTTAGCTTCTTTTCAGTATTTATGTTTATCAATTCCCGTACAGTTTATACTAACATTTTTAAAAATTACAAGAAAGAAATAAAAAATAAAACTCTATTCTCTTTTGTTGGTTTTGTTATATCATTAATCTTATATATCTTGATTACAAAAATTGTTTTTAATAAAATGGTAGTATTTAATTATATATATGCAATTTTTCCTATTATGAATTTTATTTCTATAATACTAGCTAATATAGTATATTTTATACTAGAAAAACTTTTTATAAATGAAAATAAACATTTATTTAATATTAAATGCATTTCAAATATATTATTAATATCATTTGTGTATACATCAGTTTTTATACTATTATATTTATTTTATGAATCTAAATACATTATTATTTTATTGAGTATATCAAACTCATTATTATCATCTGCAATACTATCAGTTTTTAATATAATGTCATCGAAGTTTATGAATCCTTGGAGCAGGTTTATATTTGTAAATGCTGGTTATATAATATCTTTTATTTTATCTTTAATAATATCTTCTATTATAACAGTGATTTTCTTTACATTCACAATAAAAATATTTGTTTTTACTTCCACAATAATATTATTGTCATTTATAATTTCTCTTTTATTAGCACATTATATAAAAGCATATTCATATTTATAAATATAAATCAAAATATAATTTTTATATTATAATTTTTCTATTTTTTCTATACTGAGCCCTGTTAATTCGCTTATAAGATTTAAATCCATATTTTTATTTTTCATATTTCTAGCTAGAGAATATTTTTCTTGTTCTATACCTTGTTCTATACCTTCTTTAATACCTTCCTCTTTCCCTTCTACTCTTCCTAATCTTCTTTCCTCTTCTAACATTATTTGATTACCGTATAGATATGCTTGTCTTTTATCATATTCATTCATCATCAATCTATCTTTAATAAAGTTATTATATCTTCTTTGTACTTCTTCCATTATAGGTTTCTCTTTTACTAATTCTGACATTATAACCTCCTTATTATCCTTATCTTTCATAGTAAAAAATTTAAGCCAACAATTTAAATCATATTCTAATGTATTATATTTAAATTTTTTCAATTCTATTATATGTATTTGTAAATGGTCAGTAAGTAATCTTTTATTATTGGTATCATAAATCATATAACAGGAATGTATAAAATCATTATCATCTAAATTGAAATTAAGTAAATTGATACTAATTACTGGAGTTAGAGCATCATATTTTTCACCTTGTTTCAAAAGTTTATTATAATTAGAAGCCCAATAATATAATATTCTTTCTGGAAATCTTGAATTACCTTGTAATTGTATTTCTATAATAACAACTGTTCCATTTTGAGTAATACATTTAACATCTGCAATAGTTTCTTTATCTTCATAATTCTCTTTAAAATTGAAAGGAGTTAATATTTCTACAGATCTAAAAGTTTTCATTCCAGAATCAAGCATTATTGAATTAATAAAGTCTAATAATATTGCTTCACTGCCTTTATCGGATAAAAGATATCTCACAAAGTAATCATTTAAAACATTAAAATTATTATTTGATCCCAATTCCATAAAATTATTATAATGAAATATTTATACTTTGTCAAATAGTATATATTTTATTATTTGGCATATAAAAGAAAGAAAATTCAAATTTGATTAAAGAACAAAAATATATTATACTAACCCTAAAATTTATAAACGGATAACTATAATGCAAGAAACATTTTTTGGAAGCGAAAAAGAAGAAAATCAAAAACTCACACCGATGATGAGGCAGTACAAAGAAATAAAAGATAAATATAGTGACAGTATACTTCTTTTTAGAATGGGAGATTTTTATGAGGTATTTTTTGATGATGCAAAAGTAGTGTCCGATATATTGGGTCTTACACTTACAAAAAGAGCTAATGTGCCTATGGCAGGAGTTCCTTATCATGCTATAGACAATTATTTATCAAGATTAGTTAAATCCGGAATGAAGATTGCTATATGCGATCAAATGGAAGATCCTAAACTTGCAAAAGGTATAGTAAAAAGAGAGGTTACTCAAGTTATAACTCCGGGTACAATTTCAGAAAATAAATACCTTGAATCAAAAAGCAATAATTATTTAGCTTCAGTAATAGTGTCAAAAAGCGAGAAAAATGCAGCTTTATCTATATGCGATATTTCTACAGGAGAACTTTATGCTACAGAAATAAATTCTAATTTAGAAAATCATAATGAAGCTTTAAAAGAAATTATTAATGAACTTACAGAAGAAATTATAAGATTCTCTCCTAAAGAGATTATGACTATAGAATCCGTTTCTGAAAGTATTATTATAAAAGAAATTCAAAATAAATTTAATAATGTATTCTACAGTACCACTCCAAATTATACTGCAGAACATTCTTATGCATATAAAACTTTAACAAATCATTTTAAAACAGTATCATTAAAAAGTTTCGGTATAGAAGAAAAACCTCTTTTAATATCATTATTAGGATCAACTATATTCTATATACAGGAACTTTCAAAAACTTCTCTTGAGCATATTTCAAATATTAAACTATATAATAGAAGAGATTCAATGACTTTGGATTATGCTACAATAGCAAGTTTGGAAATATTAGAAACTATAAGAAATGATAATAATAAAATGACATTGTTCGACACCATAGACAGAACAAAAACTTCTATGGGAGCTAGATATTTAAAAAGAATAATCGTAGAGCCATTATTAAATATAGAAGAAATAAATAAAAGACTTAATAATGTAGAGTTTTTCTATAAAAATCAAAAGTTTATGTATAAAATAAGAGATTTGCTTCAGGATATTGGAGATATAGAAAGACTAGCATCAAAATTGGCACTTGGAAGAATTAACCCAAAAGAATTAGTATCATTAAAAAGATTTTTAGTAGGTTCTCTTGAAGTTGTAACAGAACTTGCAATGAATAACTTTGAAGATGTAAACTTTGAAGAAGTTAATGATATAAAAATAATAACTGATTTAATAGAGCGTGCAATATTAGAAGATCCGAAAGTTGTTATAAATGAAGGCGACATTATAAAAGATGATTATGATGAAACATTAAAAAAATATAATGAAGCTAGAAGAGAAGGAAGGTCTTGGATAGCAGAACTTGAACATAATTATAAACAAGATACAGGAATAAATAATCTTAAAATAAGATACAATAATGTTATAGGTTATTATGTAGAGGTAACAAAAGCGAATGTATCATCTGTACCAAGCGACTTTATAAAAAGACAAACATTAATAGGAAGCGAAAGATATACTACAAGCAAATTAATGGAGTATGAAACTATTATAAATGAAGCTAATGAAAAAAGCTATGCATTAGAATATGATATATTTATTGAAGTTAGAAATAAAACCAATGAATATTTAAACTCAATATTAAAAATGGCAAGAGTAATTTCCATAATAGATGTTTATTCTTCGCTTGCTTGTTTAGCTAAAGAAGATAATTATATAAAACCTATAATAACAGATGACGGCATAATAGATATAAAAGACGGAAGACACCCAGTTGTAGAAGTTAATCTAAAAACAGAAAGCTTCATTCCAAATGATACATATTTAGACAATAAAAATGAACATATGCTTATAATTACAGGCCCTAATATGAGCGGTAAAAGTACATATTTAAGACAAACAGCTTTGATAGTACTTCTTGCTCAAATAGGTTCATTCGTTCCTGCATCAAGTGCGAAAATTTCTATAGTTGACCGTATATTTACTCGCGTTGGTGCAAGCGATAATATAGCAAGAGGAGAAAGTACATTCTTAGTAGAAATGAATGAAACAGCATACATTCTAAATCATTGTACAGATAAAAGTCTTGTTATAATGGATGAAATAGGAAGAGGTACTTCAACTTATGACGGACTTTCTATTGCTTGGGCTATAGTAGAATATTTAGTTCATGAAGAAAATAAAAAAGCTAAAACTCTATTCGCTACTCACTATCATGAACTTACTATGCTTGAAGATTTGGAAGGCGTTAAAAACTATAAAGTATTAGTTGAAGAATATAAAGATGAAATAATATTTATGAAAAAAGTTACTGAAGGAGCAGCTAAATCCAGTTATGGTATATATGCTGCAAAAATAGCCGGTGCCCCTAATAAAGTTATAAAAAGAGCCACTGAAATATTAAAAAGATTAGAAGCTGATGCTAGTGTTCAGGTGGAAAATATAGAATTAAATACTCAAAAATCTAAAAATATACTTCCGCTTTATGAAGAGCCTAAAATAATAGAAAAAGAAAGCGAAATAGAAAAAGAGATAAAAGATTTGAATATTAATACGATAACACCTCTTGATGCCATGAATTTAATTAATAAATGGAAGAACATGATATGAAAATATCATATTAATTTCATTGATTTTTTTATAAATTCAATTTTAAGAGGTTGCAAGCCGAAATTATAGTATAATAATGAGGTGTACAATGACTGAACAATATTACTACAAATCAACAACTGAAAGAGAATTCGACTGTGTAAAAGATGATGAGAGATTGATAGAAACTTTATCGGATAAGGGCTATACTGTTTATGCCATTGCACAAAAATCTAATCAATTAATACCATATCATGAACATCCTTCCGAAGAAATGGTAATAGTATTAAGCGGTAAAGTAAGATATATAGTAGAAGAAGAAATCGTAGATTTAGAAGAAGGCGATATTATAAGGGTAAGACCGCATTCTGTGCATTCCATGATAGGAATTTCTGAAAACGGTATATCTAATTTACTTTTAGTATTTATTTAATCTTTTATAAATTAATAGTAAAAAATAAATATGTTACACTAAAAATTTTCAGTATATACCTAAACAACTATATTTTGTAATTTTTTACATTTTTGTAAATGTAAATTATATTTTTTTATAAAATATGTTTTATTTATAAAATTACTTATTGTTTTTGTACAATAATAAGAGTAATCAACCGCACGTATAGCTGGCATTTGATAAGATGAAACAGTGCAGTGCGGAAAGGTGCCGCAGCTCGCGGTTGACAAAATATAATTGTTTAGGTGTATACTAAATATATTTAAAATGTAAAAATTGAAATGGATTATTTTTAATATAAAAGTATTAATTAAAAAATTTAATACAAATACTAAATTATTTGAAATCTTTATAAAGCATACTAGGCTGAACATCAGTATTATTCTGATATTTGCTGCTTGTATATTCTTCATATTCTCCGTCTATTGTATGATAATAAAGCTGAGCTATTTCAACCCCTGGATATATTATTATAGGCTTTATACAGAAAATTTCTAAAGTCCAATAACCTGCAAATCCAACATCGCCGAAACCAGCAGTAATATGAATAAATATTCCAAGCCTTCCTATAGATGATCTGCCCTCTATCATAGGAACGAATTTTTTTGTATTAGTATATTCCAAAGTTCTACCTAAATATAATTCATTAGGCTTTAACTCATAACCGCTTTTTGGTATTATTATTTCATCTACTTCATTTGGTTTTTTCATATCAAGAACATTGTCTTTATATACTAAAAGTTTATCATGAAGTTTTACATTATAGCTATTAGAATTTAATTGTTTTCTATTAAATGGTTCTATTATTATATCTTTACCAAGATTTTTTTCTATTTCAAGTCCTGACAAAATCATTTATTTATTTTCCTGCAATTTATTTTAAATTATTTCACTTTATTTTTCGGTATTATTATAGTATAATTTATCGAGCAAAATAAAATGAGGGAGTTATTAAATGCTATCTATAAATTATAAAAACGTTTTAGGATTTTTACAAGAGCATGAATTAGAATATCTTGCTGAGCATGCTAAATATGCAAATGAACTTCTTGAAAACAAAAAAGGTGCCGGCAATGACTTTTTGGGATGGGTTAATTTACCAACTGAAGCTTTAAAAATGGTTAAAGAAATCGATGAATTAGCTAAAGAAATAAGAGAAAATGCTGAAGTATTAGTATCTGTTGGTATAGGCGGTTCTTATTTAGGCGGTAAAGCAGTAATTGAATCATTTTTGAATCCTTTCTCTCAGGCTAAAAAAGGAAATACTCAAGTTGTATATGCAGGCCATAATATGAACGGAGAATATTTCAAACATTTATTAGATTATTTAGAGGGAAAAGACTTCTATATTAATGTTATATCAAAAAGCGGTACTACAACTGAACCTGCTATAGCTTTCAGAATGTTAAAAGAATATGCTGAAAAAAGATACGGCAAAGATGGTGCTGCTAAAAGAATAATAGCTACTACAGATAAGGCTAAAGGTGCTTTAAAAACTTTATCTACAGAAAATAAATATAGAACTTTTGTAATACCTGATGATGTTGGCGGAAGATATTCAGTTCTTACCCCTGTAGGACTTATACCTATAGCTGTTGCTGGAA encodes:
- a CDS encoding ankyrin repeat domain-containing protein — encoded protein: MKKIIIMALILISIISCNSKKNDNAEVTANTNAVNTNNVETDTKLISVINTNTLESNTKEYEGYATNIYYSASSAEKYSQAIADFNLIKDKASLDEWQSKYTDQTPIKFAIDYYPTEEKAIELISYGADVNQKDFMGLTPLMNASINGYVKLAIELINHNADVNARELDSRGNISADSLFYAVNANNSLELVKVLLNSGANPNIVYSDPEEGNFTILDRSLYYNNFEIFKTLVENGANIDKVNDRGEPFIVDAIRRERFDIVKYLVEKGIDPTMKYTDYRNIPFSLLAATVNNNDTKIAEYLIDKGADVNTKAIIDNYMENDMTSNDKDDSKEAVNLILTAIENGNTSLVKLLIENGADTTVVNKEKKTVFDIAREKGYDDILELENK
- the mutS gene encoding DNA mismatch repair protein MutS — its product is MQETFFGSEKEENQKLTPMMRQYKEIKDKYSDSILLFRMGDFYEVFFDDAKVVSDILGLTLTKRANVPMAGVPYHAIDNYLSRLVKSGMKIAICDQMEDPKLAKGIVKREVTQVITPGTISENKYLESKSNNYLASVIVSKSEKNAALSICDISTGELYATEINSNLENHNEALKEIINELTEEIIRFSPKEIMTIESVSESIIIKEIQNKFNNVFYSTTPNYTAEHSYAYKTLTNHFKTVSLKSFGIEEKPLLISLLGSTIFYIQELSKTSLEHISNIKLYNRRDSMTLDYATIASLEILETIRNDNNKMTLFDTIDRTKTSMGARYLKRIIVEPLLNIEEINKRLNNVEFFYKNQKFMYKIRDLLQDIGDIERLASKLALGRINPKELVSLKRFLVGSLEVVTELAMNNFEDVNFEEVNDIKIITDLIERAILEDPKVVINEGDIIKDDYDETLKKYNEARREGRSWIAELEHNYKQDTGINNLKIRYNNVIGYYVEVTKANVSSVPSDFIKRQTLIGSERYTTSKLMEYETIINEANEKSYALEYDIFIEVRNKTNEYLNSILKMARVISIIDVYSSLACLAKEDNYIKPIITDDGIIDIKDGRHPVVEVNLKTESFIPNDTYLDNKNEHMLIITGPNMSGKSTYLRQTALIVLLAQIGSFVPASSAKISIVDRIFTRVGASDNIARGESTFLVEMNETAYILNHCTDKSLVIMDEIGRGTSTYDGLSIAWAIVEYLVHEENKKAKTLFATHYHELTMLEDLEGVKNYKVLVEEYKDEIIFMKKVTEGAAKSSYGIYAAKIAGAPNKVIKRATEILKRLEADASVQVENIELNTQKSKNILPLYEEPKIIEKESEIEKEIKDLNINTITPLDAMNLINKWKNMI
- a CDS encoding cupin domain-containing protein, which translates into the protein MTEQYYYKSTTEREFDCVKDDERLIETLSDKGYTVYAIAQKSNQLIPYHEHPSEEMVIVLSGKVRYIVEEEIVDLEEGDIIRVRPHSVHSMIGISENGISNLLLVFI
- a CDS encoding Rpn family recombination-promoting nuclease/putative transposase — protein: MELRSNNKKFNVLNDYFMRYMFAKEGHEHILKNLINSVRIDSNQEPFEYIEVLNTFNLKENVFDKESIADVKAKTKSGETIIIEIQRIGNQSFIYRSLYYWAKNYFTNLKSKDIYSDLTPVISINILDFNLIKGIDKPHSCYFIKELETNHILTNHLEIHFLELKKFNSNNKLCKDLSDWFEFLNSKDKLEDTMEILVKKNPIMKEVYEEYNKFVNSNDLYNGYSNYERDYFNVLMLNEERIKGIEQGIEQEKYSLARNMKNKNMDLNLISELTGLSIEKIEKL
- a CDS encoding ankyrin repeat domain-containing protein; amino-acid sequence: MKKIIIMALILISIISCNSKKTDNTEVTTDTNTINTNNAEISNNDEYVEDNNTEEINTDTAEISESGIEISEWDLEAFNELKNVKDAESLKSWEEKNGERSLIMALQYGDKKMVMELLSYGANVNQNYDINSPLKIASAKGDLELVKEFIKRGADVNDKSEGGFDALFSAVMSTNENSLKIMKELLDAGAEVDVGYGYEEITPILFEAIGYVGESRCYLDKFKMLAEYGADINYVDNYGYPLIHYAVNAGCLDIVKYLVEKGIDPAMKYELEEYYPNVNISLLAGTLYNSDTEMAKYLIEQGADVNTPTPSEDGYPLLLQAIDNGKTELVKLLIEKGADTTVVNKEKKTVFDIAREKGYDDILELENK
- the dcd gene encoding dCTP deaminase; its protein translation is MILSGLEIEKNLGKDIIIEPFNRKQLNSNSYNVKLHDKLLVYKDNVLDMKKPNEVDEIIIPKSGYELKPNELYLGRTLEYTNTKKFVPMIEGRSSIGRLGIFIHITAGFGDVGFAGYWTLEIFCIKPIIIYPGVEIAQLYYHTIDGEYEEYTSSKYQNNTDVQPSMLYKDFK
- a CDS encoding Rpn family recombination-promoting nuclease/putative transposase, whose amino-acid sequence is MELGSNNNFNVLNDYFVRYLLSDKGSEAILLDFINSIMLDSGMKTFRSVEILTPFNFKENYEDKETIADVKCITQNGTVVIIEIQLQGNSRFPERILYYWASNYNKLLKQGEKYDALTPVISINLLNFNLDDNDFIHSCYMIYDTNNKRLLTDHLQIHIIELKKFKYNTLEYDLNCWLKFFTMKDKDNKEVIMSELVKEKPIMEEVQRRYNNFIKDRLMMNEYDKRQAYLYGNQIMLEEERRLGRVEGKEEGIKEGIEQGIEQEKYSLARNMKNKNMDLNLISELTGLSIEKIEKL